A single window of Nicotiana sylvestris chromosome 5, ASM39365v2, whole genome shotgun sequence DNA harbors:
- the LOC104247075 gene encoding putative UDP-rhamnose:rhamnosyltransferase 1 gives MAETKKLHVVLFPWLAFGHLIPFFELAKQIARKGHKVSYISTSRNIDRLPKFSQKLNYSIHFVNLSLPLTKGLPENAEATKDVPLDKVQYLKKAFDGLESELTQFLEDSVPDWIIYDFTPYWLPPIAGRLGISRAFFSTFNAWSSVFFGPAKDVIDGNIQRTKPEDFTVPPKWIPFPSNIAFRLYEINRYFGHGQENVSGVSDWHRFGESVSGCDVFLVRSCNELEREWLDLLPELHQKPIVPVGLLPPSVQDTEGDKSYAWGFINNWLAMQRKKSVVYVALGTEATPSQEELTELAHGLELSGLPFFWALRKQHDFLLLKLPEGFEERTKTRGIVWMSWAPQLRILEHDSVGCFLTHCGWGSIIEGLQFGKPLVMLPFLGDQALNARCLEEKMVGLEIPRNERDGSLTRNSVAESLKLVMNDEKGKIYWEKANEMRKIFGNRDLCDNYIDDFIEFVRTEVIV, from the exons ATGGCTGAAACAAAGAAGCTTCATGTTGTGTTATTTCCATGGTTAGCTTTTGGCCACTTAATTCCATTTTTCGAACTTGCTAAACAAATTGCACGTAAGGGTCACAAAGTTTCCTATATTTCAACTTCTAGAAACATCGATCGACTCCCAAAATTTTCTCAAAAGTTAAATTACTCCATACATTTTGTTAATCTTTCTCTACCTTTAACCAAAGGTCTACCAGAAAACGCGGAGGCCACAAAGGATGTACCACTTGACAAGGTTCAATACCTCAAGAAGGCTTTTGATGGACTCGAATCCGAGTTGACTCAGTTCCTCGAGGACTCAGTCCCCGATTGGATCATTTACGATTTTACCCCTTATTGGTTGCCCCCGATCGCGGGTAGACTTGGAATTTCACGTGCCTTCTTTAGCACGTTTAATGCATGGTCTAGTGTATTTTTTGGTCCGGCAAAAGACGTAATTGACGGTAATATTCAACGGACCAAGCCTGAGGATTTCACTGTTCCACCAAAATGGATCCCTTTTCCGTCCAATATAGCATTCCGTCTCTATGAAATAAACAG GTATTTTGGCCATGGGCAAGAGAACGTCTCAGGCGTCTCCGATTGGCATCGGTTTGGAGAATCAGTGTCCGGTTGTGATGTGTTTCTTGTACGTAGTTGTAACGAGTTAGAGAGAGAATGGTTAGATCTTCTTCCAGAGCTTCATCAGAAACCTATCGTGCCAGTCGGCCTGTTGCCACCTTCCGTACAAGATACGGAAGGTGACAAAAGCTATGCATGGGGTTTTATTAATAATTGGTTAGCCATGCAACGTAAAAAATCAGTTGTTTACGTAGCCCTAGGAACCGAGGCAACTCCGAGTCAAGAGGAACTCACTGAGTTGGCTCATGGGTTGGAGTTATCCGGGTTGCCATTTTTCTGGGCTCTAAGGAAACAACATGATTTTTTATTGTTAAAATTACCCGAAGGTTTCGAGGAACGTACCAAAACTCGAGGTATAGTTTGGATGAGTTGGGCTCCACAACTCAGGATATTGGAACATGACTCAGTGGGTTGTTTTTTGACTCATTGTGGCTGGGGTTCTATTATAGAAGGACTTCAATTTGGAAAACCCCTTGTTATGTTGCCTTTTTTGGGAGATCAAGCACTAAATGCTCGATGTTTGGAAGAAAAAATGGTGGGATTAgaaattccaagaaatgaaagGGATGGGTCTTTGACTCGGAACTCAGTGGCTGAGTCACTCAAATTAGTGATGAATGATGAGAAGGGAAAGATTTATTGGGAGAAAGCAAATGAAATGAGAAAAATATTTGGAAACAGAGATTTATGTGATAACTACATAGATGACTTCATTGAATTCGTAAGAACAGAAGTAATTGTATAG